The sequence below is a genomic window from Streptosporangium lutulentum.
GCGGGCCTGTGCGGACGGCGCGCGCAGGCCGGTGCGAGCCTGCTTGGGCGGGCCCGTTCCGCGATCTCGGGTGCGGCAGGTCATCAGGCCGTCTGCCGGGCGGAGCGGTGCCAGGACAGGACCCGTCGTTCGACCGCGAGGAACGCCGCGTTGAACGCGTATCCCAGGACGCCCAGCGCCACGATGGCCCCCCACACGCCCGCCAGGTCGTACGACCTCTGGGCGTCCAGGAGCTGGAAGCCGATCCCGTCGGTGCTGCCCACCAGTTCGGAGATCACCATGAGGATCAGCGCCAGCGACAGGCTGATCCGCAACCCGGCGAAGATCTTCGGCATGGCGGAGGGCAGGATGACCCGCAGCAGTCGTTGCCCGCCCGGCATCCCGAAGACCCTGGCGACGTCCAGGTGCTGGCGATCGACGTGCCGGGCCCCCTCGCACGCGTTGATCAGAATCGGCCAGACGACGCCGAACGCGATCACGTTGATCTGCATCCGCGGGCCGATGGCGAACAACGCCATGAAGAACGGCAGCAGCATGGGCGGGGGGACGGCCCGGGCGAACTGGATGAGGGGGTCCACGAAGCGGAAGAGCAGGGGGGAACGGCCCAGCGCGATCCCGAGCGTGACTCCGGCGACTCCGGCCAGCGCCCACCCGGCCAGCAGGCGTCCGGTGCTCGCCGGGATGTTCGTCAGCGCCGCGTCGCTGAGCCAGAGCCGCTCGGCGGGGCCGGTCAGCCACATCTCGTGCATCGCGGCGGCGATCCGCGACGGCGGCGGGAAGGCCGGCAGTTCCGCGCCGCGGGTGACCGCCTCCCACAGCATCAGGACCACCGGCACCGGCCACAGACGGCCGGCGGCGCGCAGCGCGCCGTTCATCACGCCACCTCCGTACGGGCGCTGTGCCAGCGGAAGAGCCGCCGCTCCGCCAGCACGAACAGGCCGTTGGTGACCACGCCGATGACGCCGGCCCAGACGGAGGCGGCGATGATGTGCTCCATCGGGTTCAGGCCGCCGGCCGTCTCCAGGACAAAACTGCCGATGCCGTCGGAGCCGCCGCCCAGCAGCTCCACGCTGATCGCCACGATGAGCGCGATCGCGGAGGCCAGCCGGACGCCGGCGGCGATGAACGGCGCGGTGCTCGGCAGCGATATCCACCAGAGCACGGCCAGCCGGCCGAATCCGAAGCTGCGCAGCGTCTCCTTGGCGAGCGGGTCGACGTCCTTGAGGCCGTACATCGTGTTGATCAGGACAGGCCAGGTCGCCGCGTAGACGATCAGGGTGATCTTCATGTCGAACCTGTCGGAGAACAGGGTGAGCGCCAGCGGGATCAGCGCGATCGACGGGATGGGGCGGAGGAACTCCATGATCGGCCGGAGCGCGCTCTCCACGCGGGGCAGGCTGCCGAGCAGGAATCCGGCGGGTACCGCGACCGCGACGGTGGCCAGCAGGCCGAGGGCCCACACACCGAGGGTCGAGGCGACGTCGGAGAGGAATTCCGGGTCGGTCACGAGCGAGGCCGCCCGGCCCGCCACCGCGGAGGCCGGCGGGAACGCGAGCGGGTCGATCAGTCCGGTCCGACCGGCGATCTCCAGCGCGCAGAACAGCACCGCGACGCCGACGGCGCCGCAGAACAGCCTGCTGTCGAGGGGATTGCGCCTGATCACCCGGCGTTTCCGGAAAGGAGTGCCTTGGCCTCGATCCTGCTCTTCAGGTAGCCCTGCTCCAGCATCAGGTCCGCCACCCGCTGCAGCCGGGTCTGGTCAAGGCTGGTGGGGAAGGAGCCGAGGGTGATGACGGCGGCGGTGGCCGTGTCGATCTTGGTGTAGGTCGGCAGGATCTCCTCGACGGCCTTGCGGTCGGTGGCGGAGATCTGCTGGGCCTTGGCGATCGCCCGCTGGAAGGCGGCGGTCGTCGCGGGGTTCTTGTTCGCGAAGTCCTCTGTGACGACGACGCCCGCGATGGGGAAGCCCTCCATGGGGCCGACCATGGTGTCGGCGAGCTTGCCGGCGCCGATGGTCTTCTGGACGGCGGTCAGGTGGGGCTCGGTCATCCACGCGGCGTCGACGATGCCGGTGTTGAGTTTGTCCGCCATGTCAGGGAAGGGAAACTCCAGGAACTCGACGTCGGCCTCGGTGAGCCCATGGGTCTTGAGCAGAGCGGCCACCGCCAGGGTCCCGACGTTCTTCCTGCTGTTGACGGCGATCTTCCGGCCCTTGAGGTCGGCGGGCGTCTTGATCGGGGAGTCCTTGGGCACCATGAGGTTGAACGCGTTCGGGGCGGCCTGGTAGAGGTCCGAGACGACCTTCAGCTTGATCCCGGCCGAGACGGCGAGGAAGGTCGAGACGTAGTTGGTCTGGGTGGCGTCCAGGGAACCCCCGATGAGGGCCTGCTGAGCCTGCGCACCGCCCACGACCGGCTCGATGGCGACGGTGAGGCCCTCTTCCTTGAAGAAGCCTCTCGCGTTCGCGATGTAGAGCGCGGCCGAGTCGGGGATGGGGAGCGCGCCGACCGTGAGCCGGGTCTTCTCCGGGCCTCCCGTGCCCGCCGCGGTGCCGGCCGGTTCGCCGGAGCCGCCGCAGGCGCTCAGCACCAGGGCGGCGGTGACGCCCGCGATGACCGCGCGACTCGCCCGTCCGAACCTCATGAGGTCTCCTTAGCTGCGTGGGGTCGCGTCGGGCGGCACTCGCGCAGAGCTCGCCGGGCGGCATGGAGGGAGCCCGGGGAGGTACGGGACCGAGGGGGTGCGCCGGCCGTGGATCAGGGGCGAAACAGTTCCGTTGAATTACCACTCAATGTCCAAGCCTTTTAGGCCTTAAATACCATATAGGCGAACCACCCGCACGCACCAGCCAATGGACGGGTTTATTTGGCTGAGATTAGAGATATAGAAAGAAAGCCTTTTCGCAACTTTATGAAATTGCACGGTCACTGAACGAAGTGCCATTGTCTACTTACAGGCATAACGTGCCGATTCAAGATGCAAAACGAGTTATGTACGTTTACCGCGGTGTCTCCGCCCGCGTCGCCACCGGGCGGCGTACGGGCGGCGGCGCCCGGAGTCCGCGTCCGGCCTCCGGGCGCCGCCGCTCATGTCAGCAGCCGCACGCGATCCCGGACGACGGGGCGGTCAGGTCGTCGACGGGACGGGTGCGAGGCCCGGCGGCCGTCTCCACCGGGAAGCCCTCCCTCACCCAGTACTCATAGCCCCCGATCATCTCCTTGACCCGGTAGCCGAGCGTGGCGAACTCCAGCGCGGCCCTGGTCGCGCCGTTGCAGCCGGGCCCCCAGCAGTAGGTGACGACGACCGTGCCCGGCTCGATCAGGAGCGACGCCCGCGCGGCGATCTCCGCGGTCGGCAGGTGTACGGCGCCGGGCAGGCGGCCCTGCTCCCAGGCCCGCGCGTCGCGGGAGTCGACCACGACGAGCCCCGGGGTACGGGCCTCCAGGTCGGCGTGCACGTCACTGACATCGGTCTCGAAGGACAGCCGCGCCGCGAAGTGGGCGGCGGCCCGCGCCGGCGCGGCCGGCGGGATGAAAAGCGAGGAGGACATGCCCACGATCCTGGCGGGAGCGCAGGCCCCTCCGACAGTGGCGTGAACGACGCCGTTCGCTAAGTTAACGCCATGCGCGTCCTGCAGATCACCCGCCCCGGCCGTTCCGTCTCCGTGCTGGCCTACGACGGCATGTCCGCCTTCGAGCTGGGCATCGTCACCGAGGTGTTCGGCCTGCCCCGCCCGGAACTCGACGTCCCCTGGTACGACCTGAAGGTGTGCGCGCAGGGACCGGGCCCGGTGCGCGTCATCGGCGGCGCGTTCCTGAACACCCCGCACGGCCTGGATGCCTTCTCGGCGGCCCACACGGTCATCGTCCCCGGGGTCCCCGACGTGACCGGCGATCCGGCGCCGGAGCTGACCACGGCCCTGCGGCGGGCGCACCGGCGGGGGGCGCGCGTCGTCTCCATCTGCTCCGGCGCGTTCGCGCTGGCGGCCGCCGGGCTGCTCGACGGACGCCGGGCCACCACCCACTGGCGCCATGCCGACCTGCTGCGCCGCCGTTACCCCAAGGTCCAGGTGGACGCGAACGCCCTCTACGTCGACGAGGACGACGTGATCACCGGCGCCGGCAGCGCGGCCGGCCTCGACGTGTGCACGCACCTCGTCCGCAAGGACCACGGCGCGGCGATCGCCAACGCCGTCGCACGCCGGCTGGTCATCCAGCCCCACCGCGACGGCGGGCAGGCCCAGTACATCGAGACGCCCGTGACCGCCGATCCGGACGACGACCGGATCGCCCGGAACCTGGCCTGGGCGCTGGAGCGCCTCCCCGAACCTCTCACCGTGGAGACCCTGGCCCGCCAGGCGCACATGTCGACGCGCACCTACCTGCGCCACTTCGCGAAGGCGACGGGAACCAGCCCCATCCGCTGGCTCATCGTCCAGCGGGTGCAGGCCAGCCTCCCCCTGCTGGAGACCACCGCCGCCTCCGTCGAACAGATCGCGGCCGCGACCGGCTTCGACACCGCCGTGACCTACCGGCACCACTTCGCCCGGATCATGCGGACCTCCCCCACCGCCTACCGCCGGGCGTTCCACACCGGCGAGTCGGAAAGGAGCACGCCCTGAGGCGTCATCGTGGAAAACAGACTCACCTACCCGGCCGCGCGTGGCGCAGGCGGGCACAGGCGGCGTCGAGCGTGGCGGCATCGATCATCTCCTCGTGGGTGCCCGGGCTGCCGCAGGCGTACGCCCCGGAGACCGAGCCCGCCAGCACGCACTCCTCCGGCTCCGCGCCGGCCAGCCACGACCGGGTGAAGGCGGTGCTGAACGCGTCGCCCGCGCCGTTGCTGTCCACGACGGGCCGCTCGGGCGTCACTGCGGGGAAGGCCCGTACGACACCGTCCGCGCGTACCAGCATCCGGCAACCGTCGGCTCCGCCGGTCGCGACGACCACGGCGGCGCGACCCTCGTCGAGGATGTGGCGCATCACCTCCTCGCACCGGTCCCCGACCGTCGCCGCGCTCATGAAGACCAGGTCGGAGCGGAAGGCATAGGGGCGCGCCCAGGGGTCGCGGCCGTCCCAGGAGTGCAGGTCCGTCGAGACGGACCTGCCGAGGCGCTCGGCGTCGTCGAACACGGTGCCGGGGTGGTAGGCACGCGATATGTGCACGTGCCCGCAGCGTTCGAGGAAGGGCAGGTAGAACTCGGGCGGCAGCCTCAGATCAGCCGGGTGCCTGCCGTCGTAGAAGGAGAAGCGCCGTCCCCGGGCGTCCACCAGATTGACGCTGCGCGGTGTGCCGTTGGGTGCGGGCAGGTGGCTGACGTCGAGCCCGACGGCGGCGTACCTGTCGAGGATTAGCCGTCCCTGCGGGTCGTCGCCGATGAAGTCGACGAACTTCGTGCGCAGGCCGAGGGCGTGGAAACCGAGTGCCACACCGTTCCCGGAGTGGCCCACGTAGTCGTGGATCGGAGGGACGCCGGCGGAGTCTCCCCCGGGTATGGCCAGCGCGTCGACACGCACGATCGTGTCCACGCCGGTGCCGCCGACCACCAGGACGTCATAGTCGACCATCAACCGCCTTCATCCCTCAAATGGGCATCAAACACTTTTTCACCATACGGCTCAGTAGTTCCAAAGATCAGGCGAGCCGCGAAATCTCCCGGCGGCGCGGTGCTACCGTCCGCCCCCGGGCGGAGAGACCGGGTCCGGTGGTGCGGTCGGGGGGTGCGGCAGGACGGAGACGGCGCCCTTGGCCTCGAAGATCGCGAGGTGGATGCCGTCCGGACTGTGGTGCCCGTGCTGGCGGAGCACGGCGTCGAGATCGGCTCTGGTGAGCCCGCAACGGCGCAGGTTGCGCAGGTTGACGTGCCCGTCGTGGATCAGGATCCGCAGTGGTGGGTCGACCAGGCGGCTGATGGCCGGCAGGAGCCGCAGCCTGGTGATGGCCGCGTGGGCGGCGAGCAGCGCCAGTAGCGCCGCGGTGCCGGTCAGCCATGAGGCGTCGGTCGCGGTGGCGGTGCGTCCCACGATGGCACCGACCGCGACGGCGGCGACCCAGTCGAACGGGGCGAACTCCGCCATGGTCCGGCGCTCGGTGAGCCGGAACGCCACCGCGGCGGTCAGGAACAGCGCCGTCGCCTTGACCGCGGCATGGGCCGCACGGTGCCAGTCGCCGATCAGGGCGTCGCCGAAGCTGTCCACGACGGCCGCCCTCAGCCGGCGCCGTCGAGAGCGAGCGGGATCCGGCGGCTCCCCGGACCGGCGATGCCGGAGCCTTGGCCGGTCACGGCCCGGGGCGGTGCGGATTCCGATGGCTGTCTCATACGACCAGGCTAAACCGCCTCGCTTCGACCATGGCGAAACGCCTTACAGGCAGCGTTTCGTATACACGAGGGCGTGGCGCGAAGGTGGCACGAACAGAGACTCACCGGCGAGAGGACGGTCTGGTCGCGGTACGGGAGCTTCCAGTCGGGCCGGACGAAGCGGCAAATGTAGCCATCGGGTAGTGCTCGAGGTGGTCCCGGTGCTCGGGCTCGGCCTCCCGGAAAGTCCTCGCCCTCACCCACGGCCCATAAGCATTCAGCGCATAGTGAGATCGAGGGCGGCGATCAAAGCGGCGAGTTCGCGTTGCCGCGATGTGGCCGACCAGACCGCCCATGTTCTGCGGACGATGGGATCGCC
It includes:
- a CDS encoding ABC transporter substrate-binding protein produces the protein MRFGRASRAVIAGVTAALVLSACGGSGEPAGTAAGTGGPEKTRLTVGALPIPDSAALYIANARGFFKEEGLTVAIEPVVGGAQAQQALIGGSLDATQTNYVSTFLAVSAGIKLKVVSDLYQAAPNAFNLMVPKDSPIKTPADLKGRKIAVNSRKNVGTLAVAALLKTHGLTEADVEFLEFPFPDMADKLNTGIVDAAWMTEPHLTAVQKTIGAGKLADTMVGPMEGFPIAGVVVTEDFANKNPATTAAFQRAIAKAQQISATDRKAVEEILPTYTKIDTATAAVITLGSFPTSLDQTRLQRVADLMLEQGYLKSRIEAKALLSGNAG
- a CDS encoding YetF domain-containing protein, with amino-acid sequence MDSFGDALIGDWHRAAHAAVKATALFLTAAVAFRLTERRTMAEFAPFDWVAAVAVGAIVGRTATATDASWLTGTAALLALLAAHAAITRLRLLPAISRLVDPPLRILIHDGHVNLRNLRRCGLTRADLDAVLRQHGHHSPDGIHLAIFEAKGAVSVLPHPPTAPPDPVSPPGGGR
- a CDS encoding ABC transporter permease: MIRRNPLDSRLFCGAVGVAVLFCALEIAGRTGLIDPLAFPPASAVAGRAASLVTDPEFLSDVASTLGVWALGLLATVAVAVPAGFLLGSLPRVESALRPIMEFLRPIPSIALIPLALTLFSDRFDMKITLIVYAATWPVLINTMYGLKDVDPLAKETLRSFGFGRLAVLWWISLPSTAPFIAAGVRLASAIALIVAISVELLGGGSDGIGSFVLETAGGLNPMEHIIAASVWAGVIGVVTNGLFVLAERRLFRWHSARTEVA
- a CDS encoding rhodanese-like domain-containing protein, which gives rise to MSSSLFIPPAAPARAAAHFAARLSFETDVSDVHADLEARTPGLVVVDSRDARAWEQGRLPGAVHLPTAEIAARASLLIEPGTVVVTYCWGPGCNGATRAALEFATLGYRVKEMIGGYEYWVREGFPVETAAGPRTRPVDDLTAPSSGIACGC
- a CDS encoding ABC transporter permease is translated as MNGALRAAGRLWPVPVVLMLWEAVTRGAELPAFPPPSRIAAAMHEMWLTGPAERLWLSDAALTNIPASTGRLLAGWALAGVAGVTLGIALGRSPLLFRFVDPLIQFARAVPPPMLLPFFMALFAIGPRMQINVIAFGVVWPILINACEGARHVDRQHLDVARVFGMPGGQRLLRVILPSAMPKIFAGLRISLSLALILMVISELVGSTDGIGFQLLDAQRSYDLAGVWGAIVALGVLGYAFNAAFLAVERRVLSWHRSARQTA
- a CDS encoding carbohydrate kinase family protein; the encoded protein is MVDYDVLVVGGTGVDTIVRVDALAIPGGDSAGVPPIHDYVGHSGNGVALGFHALGLRTKFVDFIGDDPQGRLILDRYAAVGLDVSHLPAPNGTPRSVNLVDARGRRFSFYDGRHPADLRLPPEFYLPFLERCGHVHISRAYHPGTVFDDAERLGRSVSTDLHSWDGRDPWARPYAFRSDLVFMSAATVGDRCEEVMRHILDEGRAAVVVATGGADGCRMLVRADGVVRAFPAVTPERPVVDSNGAGDAFSTAFTRSWLAGAEPEECVLAGSVSGAYACGSPGTHEEMIDAATLDAACARLRHARPGR
- a CDS encoding helix-turn-helix domain-containing protein, with the protein product MRVLQITRPGRSVSVLAYDGMSAFELGIVTEVFGLPRPELDVPWYDLKVCAQGPGPVRVIGGAFLNTPHGLDAFSAAHTVIVPGVPDVTGDPAPELTTALRRAHRRGARVVSICSGAFALAAAGLLDGRRATTHWRHADLLRRRYPKVQVDANALYVDEDDVITGAGSAAGLDVCTHLVRKDHGAAIANAVARRLVIQPHRDGGQAQYIETPVTADPDDDRIARNLAWALERLPEPLTVETLARQAHMSTRTYLRHFAKATGTSPIRWLIVQRVQASLPLLETTAASVEQIAAATGFDTAVTYRHHFARIMRTSPTAYRRAFHTGESERSTP